The following DNA comes from Pseudobythopirellula maris.
GGCGGGACGCACCGCAGGCCGGCGTCGATAAGGCGGTGGACGTCGGTCTCGAAGAAAGCCTCGGCGTACATGCCGCCGACGAACTGCCCGCCGTAAACGCCGTCGCCGTAGTTCATCAGGCGGCCGAACTTATCGCCCAGATCGACCACGACCTGGGGCATGCCGGGGGCGATCAGCCCGCTGTAGTCGGCCTCGATCTGGTAGTCGATGTCGTCGGCGTGCCCGTTGAACCGGGGGTGCCCCGAGCCGGGAGGGGCGATGCCTCTCCGCAGGTTGTCGCGGCCCGCCTCGTTGGCGTGCCACAACCGGTAGCGGCTGTTGGCGAAGTCGATCCCCGCCTGCCGGATCGAGCAATCAAGGCCGTGCAGTTCGAGAGTCCGCAGGAACGTCATCTCGACGTAGAGGTCGTCTTGATCGAATTGGTTGATCGTGTCGGGGGTCCACTCGGGCACGTCGTCCTCGGGGACGATCTTGCCGAGGCTCTGGAACTCGGTCGGGAAGCCCCAGCCGACGCCGGCCATCTGCCCCAGCCAACCGGCCTGCATCTTGTCGACGTACTCGTCGACCGCGATGCGGCGCACCTGCTCCGCCCCGGCCGTGCTCGCCGCGACGACGATCAGCAGAGCCATCAGCAGAATGCGCGGCCAGGCGGGTTTTGTGCGAGGTCGTTTCATGGCCGGCGACAGTCTTCTTCATTGGGGCAAGGGAATGGCCAGCATGGCGACATGGCCTCGACGTCGTCGGCGGGCAAGATCGGCCGCGGGGCGCAGACCTGCGGCTGCGCCCCGCTCGACGAGAAGACGCCCGGACTCCCGATCCGATACGATTCGATTGCGTTGACAAACACGCTAGTCCATCGGCCTGGCTACACCGAACGTTTCCGCCGCGACGAGCAGCCGAGCACGGACGCGAGGAGGAGCACCCCCGCACCCGGCTCGGGGACCGAGAGCGACGCGCCGGG
Coding sequences within:
- a CDS encoding ADP-ribosylglycohydrolase family protein, yielding MKRPRTKPAWPRILLMALLIVVAASTAGAEQVRRIAVDEYVDKMQAGWLGQMAGVGWGFPTEFQSLGKIVPEDDVPEWTPDTINQFDQDDLYVEMTFLRTLELHGLDCSIRQAGIDFANSRYRLWHANEAGRDNLRRGIAPPGSGHPRFNGHADDIDYQIEADYSGLIAPGMPQVVVDLGDKFGRLMNYGDGVYGGQFVGGMYAEAFFETDVHRLIDAGLRCVPPQSGYAEMVRDVVAWHRQNPRDWQATWREVEAKYHSDPRHSRKLCSGHGGEGHFSIDVKLNGAYILIGMLYGEGDLDQTMVIAMRCGQDSDCNPSNAGGILFTTVGRKALPERFASALDTETPFSHTAYSFDGLVEASLALARQAVVAQGGRIERDAQGDEQFVLPITAPRPSKLVSSYSPEPIGHPYFTKEEMAQISPAE